A single Vulcanisaeta distributa DSM 14429 DNA region contains:
- a CDS encoding MBL fold metallo-hydrolase, giving the protein MVKWIRLMVINDNKPNPPLLNDWGWSIFIETDKWILLYDADTEPRIMENNIKALGIDLNRVNAAFLSHYHADHYGGFKYIGKVRKGLTVYVPEVDNILRKWDLNPITVNDSREILEDAVTTGIMSGMGVYEHSLIVKLSGYGSVVVVGCSHPGIDKIVKRSHELLGDIYLVIGGFHGPSRQQLDIVARYSRYVCPAHCSGDEARHYMSVHYRDKYCDVRTGTVINLPIT; this is encoded by the coding sequence ATGGTTAAGTGGATCAGACTCATGGTAATTAATGATAATAAGCCAAACCCACCATTACTGAACGATTGGGGCTGGAGTATATTCATTGAGACAGATAAGTGGATATTACTTTACGATGCAGACACGGAGCCGAGAATTATGGAGAACAACATCAAGGCCTTAGGTATAGACCTCAATAGGGTTAACGCAGCCTTCCTCAGTCATTATCACGCAGATCACTATGGTGGATTTAAATACATTGGTAAGGTCAGGAAGGGATTAACTGTCTATGTTCCTGAGGTAGACAATATACTGCGTAAGTGGGACCTTAACCCAATCACCGTTAACGATTCCCGGGAAATACTTGAGGATGCTGTTACGACTGGTATCATGAGTGGTATGGGTGTTTATGAGCATTCACTGATTGTTAAGTTGAGTGGTTATGGCTCCGTTGTCGTGGTTGGTTGTTCCCACCCTGGCATTGATAAAATCGTGAAGAGGAGCCATGAATTGCTCGGTGATATTTACCTGGTAATTGGTGGTTTTCATGGTCCATCTAGGCAACAGCTTGATATTGTTGCTAGGTACTCAAGGTACGTATGTCCGGCTCACTGCTCAGGTGATGAGGCTAGGCATTACATGAGTGTGCATTATCGTGATAAATACTGCGATGTTAGGACAGGGACAGTAATTAACCTGCCAATCACTTAA
- a CDS encoding MaoC/PaaZ C-terminal domain-containing protein: MKMRSQGLTITETHIIQFAGLTGDYNPLHVDDLFAKETIFEGRVAHGLLVQALAVGLFAPLVAGTTIALLEVHSRFLKPVKIGDTIYVESEVVDKKPSEKYNGGVITFKHEVKNQRGETVATIETKLLIARGLATKRNALRA, encoded by the coding sequence ATGAAAATGAGGTCACAGGGACTAACGATCACTGAGACACACATAATACAATTCGCCGGGTTAACGGGGGATTACAACCCACTACATGTTGATGACCTATTCGCAAAAGAGACCATATTTGAGGGTAGGGTGGCCCATGGATTACTAGTCCAGGCGCTTGCCGTGGGTCTCTTCGCGCCGTTAGTCGCCGGAACAACGATCGCATTGCTCGAGGTTCACTCGAGGTTCCTGAAGCCGGTAAAAATCGGAGATACAATATACGTAGAGTCCGAGGTCGTCGACAAGAAACCAAGTGAGAAGTACAACGGTGGCGTGATAACCTTCAAGCATGAGGTTAAGAATCAAAGAGGTGAGACTGTAGCCACGATAGAAACGAAGCTATTAATAGCAAGGGGATTAGCAACAAAGAGAAACGCGTTAAGAGCATAA
- a CDS encoding radical SAM protein codes for MSTRISHITYYIDLRSAYVQFLGCNFTCPWCIRRLTPWDHHLENKELVRLKFQGLLNIDEFLSIIDDAMINYGLEETVLGGEEPTIDPMLPTIIRELRDRKLRIRLLTNAYEISNELLNELSQCTNCEVVIGIKTLDPDKHIKYTGKPLEPVLRNIRRLIKSNVRVIFETVLIPSLNDAKDIEEIAKYLASIVRDPVLIIDPLIPIPGTPWRRPTREELSDAMNSASKYVKAMSHERLGRSSEVIVLYPRPR; via the coding sequence GTGAGCACAAGAATAAGTCACATAACGTACTACATAGACCTGCGCTCAGCATACGTACAATTCCTAGGATGCAACTTCACCTGTCCATGGTGCATAAGAAGGCTGACTCCATGGGACCATCACCTAGAAAACAAGGAGCTTGTCAGATTGAAGTTCCAAGGACTACTAAACATTGATGAATTCCTGAGTATAATTGATGATGCCATGATAAATTACGGACTAGAGGAGACTGTTCTTGGGGGTGAGGAGCCGACGATTGATCCTATGTTACCAACAATAATAAGGGAGTTAAGAGATAGAAAATTAAGGATAAGACTACTAACGAATGCCTACGAAATAAGTAATGAACTACTAAACGAGTTAAGTCAATGCACCAACTGCGAGGTTGTAATTGGAATTAAAACGCTTGATCCAGATAAGCACATTAAGTACACAGGGAAACCCCTCGAACCAGTCCTGAGGAACATAAGGAGATTAATAAAGAGCAATGTCAGAGTCATATTCGAGACCGTGTTAATACCTAGCCTAAATGATGCTAAGGACATTGAGGAAATTGCAAAGTACCTGGCAAGTATTGTGAGGGATCCAGTCCTAATAATTGACCCATTAATACCAATACCTGGAACACCATGGAGAAGACCAACGAGAGAGGAGTTAAGTGACGCCATGAACAGCGCGAGTAAATATGTCAAGGCAATGAGCCATGAAAGATTAGGAAGATCCAGCGAGGTAATTGTATTATATCCAAGACCACGCTAA
- a CDS encoding GlcG/HbpS family heme-binding protein, with product MSVPRFLTLDIAKKMINAMIRYAQDNKVPPGSFAVVDEGGHVIAVERRDNGPPATFDIAIDKAWTAATMKTSARVLEVITRGQGWRLNVKYGGRLTIIPGSVPVVSGNRVIGGIGHSGGSAEEDEAIAQAGLSAFYREDHIDFAGEDRLRSLRRVADAVINYVIEKKLRPVVITIADEWGWPVLIYRMDGTPYGYIEVSRDRAWTAVAFRVPSDSIVNEVGIEYGIGWNERLTVTAGGIPFKLQGSLFAIGVAGNKPQDDKEIAISALKSTDAEPII from the coding sequence ATGAGCGTACCAAGATTCTTAACTCTCGATATCGCGAAGAAGATGATTAATGCAATGATTAGGTATGCCCAGGATAATAAGGTGCCACCAGGTAGTTTTGCCGTGGTTGATGAGGGTGGTCATGTAATTGCGGTTGAACGTAGGGACAATGGCCCACCCGCGACCTTCGATATAGCAATTGACAAGGCCTGGACTGCAGCAACAATGAAAACATCAGCTAGAGTTCTTGAGGTTATTACGAGGGGTCAGGGTTGGAGACTTAATGTTAAGTATGGTGGTAGGCTCACGATAATACCCGGCTCGGTACCCGTGGTCTCGGGCAATAGAGTTATTGGTGGTATAGGGCATAGTGGTGGCTCTGCTGAGGAGGATGAGGCAATAGCACAGGCGGGGTTGAGCGCATTTTATAGGGAGGATCATATAGACTTCGCCGGCGAGGATAGACTTAGGTCATTAAGGAGGGTGGCAGATGCCGTGATCAACTATGTCATAGAGAAGAAGCTGCGTCCAGTGGTTATAACAATAGCTGATGAGTGGGGATGGCCGGTATTGATCTATAGGATGGATGGGACTCCCTATGGCTATATTGAGGTCTCACGCGATAGGGCCTGGACAGCAGTAGCCTTTAGAGTCCCATCAGATTCCATAGTTAATGAGGTAGGTATTGAGTATGGTATTGGTTGGAATGAGAGACTGACAGTGACGGCCGGTGGAATACCCTTTAAGTTACAGGGTTCATTATTCGCTATTGGTGTTGCTGGTAATAAGCCCCAGGATGATAAGGAGATAGCAATTTCAGCATTGAAGAGTACTGACGCAGAACCAATCATCTAA
- a CDS encoding NAD(P)/FAD-dependent oxidoreductase, with product MPEPLNFDVAIIGGGIAGVSIARELSQYSINVAVIERHDDVGLESTSTNHNLVCQGGDSLSFRPGTLHAELNIKSIPLWPKLADELNFPLKKVGGLWLIRDKADFKRYLRLYSRAFKSSLEPNAPYYIPEGSFQPLEFVNRKQLLDMEPYVMPNALGALYDPNLCITDPIKVAKALAENAKANGVEFLLKQEVIKIERQGITYSIYTRQGLIIKSTFVINASGIEVDRVAEMVGARNFSIVPLKGTLTDFDEEVGKLISHEVHVLPRMEDLPHVKAVLPNIYGFARSGIYLELTYKSDKAVREEAVNHNIKVAKELFPEIPFERHIVKSFTGFMAYTNADTGWHDFVVDIPDYVPNWINIVLGPAGVSASPMLGKKVIELLIQSGLRLEPKKGFDPRARRSVSS from the coding sequence ATGCCGGAACCACTTAATTTTGATGTTGCGATTATTGGTGGTGGTATTGCCGGTGTGTCCATAGCTCGTGAGTTGTCTCAATACAGCATTAATGTTGCTGTTATTGAGAGGCATGACGATGTTGGTCTAGAAAGTACATCAACAAACCATAACTTGGTCTGTCAAGGTGGCGATTCTCTGTCATTCAGGCCAGGTACGCTCCATGCTGAATTGAATATTAAGAGCATACCGCTTTGGCCGAAACTTGCTGATGAACTGAACTTTCCATTGAAGAAGGTTGGTGGTCTTTGGCTAATTAGGGATAAGGCTGATTTCAAGAGATACCTAAGGCTTTATTCAAGGGCGTTCAAGTCCTCACTTGAACCAAATGCGCCTTATTACATTCCTGAGGGTAGTTTTCAACCCCTCGAGTTTGTGAATAGAAAGCAACTTCTGGATATGGAGCCATATGTTATGCCGAACGCCTTGGGCGCACTATATGACCCAAATCTATGCATTACAGACCCGATTAAGGTTGCCAAGGCTCTTGCTGAGAATGCTAAGGCTAATGGTGTTGAGTTCTTACTTAAACAGGAAGTTATTAAGATTGAAAGACAAGGTATAACGTATAGTATCTATACTAGGCAGGGATTGATCATTAAGTCAACCTTTGTGATTAATGCCTCCGGTATTGAGGTTGATAGAGTTGCTGAGATGGTTGGTGCAAGGAACTTCTCAATAGTTCCGTTGAAGGGTACATTAACAGACTTTGATGAGGAGGTTGGTAAATTAATAAGTCATGAGGTACACGTACTACCTAGGATGGAGGATTTACCCCATGTAAAGGCCGTATTACCTAATATTTATGGTTTCGCCAGATCAGGTATTTACCTAGAACTCACATATAAGAGTGATAAGGCTGTTCGCGAGGAAGCCGTTAATCATAATATTAAGGTTGCTAAGGAATTATTCCCAGAAATACCCTTTGAAAGACATATCGTTAAGTCATTCACAGGGTTCATGGCATACACAAACGCAGATACTGGTTGGCATGACTTTGTAGTTGACATACCTGATTACGTGCCTAACTGGATCAACATAGTGCTCGGTCCTGCCGGTGTATCAGCATCACCAATGCTCGGTAAGAAGGTAATTGAGTTATTAATACAGTCGGGACTTAGGCTTGAGCCTAAGAAGGGTTTTGACCCAAGGGCTAGGAGGAGTGTATCATCATGA
- a CDS encoding radical SAM protein, which translates to MTNYVFGPVPSRRLGRSLGVNVVPLKYCNFNCIYCQLGRTRHVINDLRMFYPPEDIIKELEIATRTRDYDYLTFIGDGEPTLYAGLGKLIQWARNNQDKPLAILTNGAKLIDENVRSWLSELNVVKVSTDAGSEKTFRLINRPHREITFDRFIEGIERFREIFSGQIWTEVMLVQGVNDNEDEMKRIGNTMRRYKPDRVYIMVPTRPPAESWVKPPTSDVLINLARVLSRYVNSDRIFIIDYIERGEFHIDRNDPVNSLLGILKIQPMTIEQVMDVIKRNNLDMSILDEIRNFTKEVVFNGIKYLVYSSV; encoded by the coding sequence ATGACTAATTATGTCTTTGGGCCTGTACCTTCACGTAGATTAGGTAGATCATTGGGCGTCAATGTTGTCCCGCTTAAGTACTGTAATTTCAACTGCATATATTGTCAACTTGGCAGGACAAGGCACGTAATAAATGACTTAAGAATGTTTTACCCACCTGAGGATATAATTAAGGAGTTAGAGATAGCTACGAGGACCAGGGATTATGATTATTTAACATTTATTGGTGATGGAGAACCAACACTATATGCTGGGCTTGGAAAGCTAATACAATGGGCTAGGAATAATCAGGATAAGCCATTGGCAATACTGACTAATGGGGCTAAGTTAATTGATGAAAACGTCAGGTCTTGGTTAAGTGAATTAAACGTGGTTAAGGTAAGTACTGATGCAGGGAGTGAGAAAACATTTAGGCTGATCAATAGACCACATAGGGAGATAACATTTGATAGGTTCATAGAGGGTATTGAGAGGTTCCGTGAGATATTTAGTGGGCAAATATGGACCGAGGTAATGCTTGTGCAGGGGGTGAATGATAATGAGGATGAAATGAAACGCATAGGTAATACCATGAGAAGATATAAGCCGGATAGGGTTTATATTATGGTACCGACAAGGCCACCAGCCGAGTCCTGGGTTAAGCCACCAACGTCCGATGTACTAATTAATCTTGCTAGGGTACTTTCGAGGTATGTGAATAGTGATAGGATATTCATAATAGATTATATTGAGAGAGGGGAGTTTCATATAGATAGGAATGATCCAGTAAATAGTTTGTTAGGTATCCTTAAGATACAACCAATGACTATCGAGCAGGTAATGGATGTTATTAAGAGGAATAACTTGGATATGTCTATTCTTGATGAAATAAGGAACTTCACAAAAGAGGTTGTGTTCAACGGCATTAAGTACTTAGTTTATTCCAGCGTGTGA
- a CDS encoding SCP2 sterol-binding domain-containing protein, giving the protein MTYIFPSREWVDVLCLSLNSDRDFLNAINGWKIDLLLVGRNLSPNVINYLQRTYGVNRVDTVGIFLKFNNSCNEASFIINPDVGSYDYVVIADYDVWLKVLSGLSDPVTTMLSVFRKLEVRGSMVTLVRLAANIVSPMARVIMRIPTEIIR; this is encoded by the coding sequence GTGACGTACATATTTCCAAGTAGGGAGTGGGTTGATGTCTTATGTCTGAGCCTTAATAGCGATAGGGACTTCCTTAATGCGATAAATGGCTGGAAAATAGATTTATTATTAGTCGGTAGGAATCTAAGTCCCAATGTAATTAATTACCTGCAGAGAACTTACGGTGTTAATAGGGTTGATACGGTAGGTATATTCCTTAAATTCAATAATTCATGTAATGAGGCATCCTTCATTATAAATCCAGACGTTGGTTCGTACGATTACGTGGTTATTGCAGACTATGATGTGTGGCTTAAGGTCCTTAGTGGGTTGAGTGACCCGGTGACGACGATGCTTAGCGTGTTTAGGAAGCTTGAGGTTAGGGGTAGTATGGTTACACTGGTTAGACTAGCTGCAAACATAGTTTCGCCGATGGCAAGGGTTATTATGAGGATACCAACGGAGATAATAAGGTAA
- a CDS encoding ABC transporter permease subunit, giving the protein MRRFWLIPYLIYILAFGLIPLILTFYFVGFNPSSIKGLITDFPPGTFNLALYNTLLFATMTALISTLLALVLAIRVDSLPMRWQVPMSLIILVPYTIPFISSSMIWYTLFDPMYGPFYYLFKLFHIPMLNMTTIPGLSIWAVIIVGIWSSTSFAYLVIIGGLKSISKELKEVSQVDGASLSQYYSGVALPYIFKIVLTAFLVIFVLQLGNFDIPYVLTEGGPGYSSTTLPLLIFDLLYFIGNFSGGEAAAAILAALATLPAAALLYVMRSGGLYVRLPVVKIPDKVYDSLLWLLTVIVLLFLLFPVYWMVVLAFRPNIYDFISPPILYPVAFTAKYFVNALTGSTPYISTNLVVGVFVASISAVLAGTASYIMSKQNIYWLLLITIYLYSLPATSFIFPVYILFMNSGLLNTWWALILAEPIFTVTLSAWLLFNIYRDLPNEYQELAEIEGASSTYTLFRIIAPITRSSWFMVMILSFIISWQLLFYPLILTETPWQFNFPPTGAQTVTIFAIEAIRSKAVDWGLLASSALVVALPVMVLSYIIMGRLLEGFNIGGIKG; this is encoded by the coding sequence ATGAGGAGGTTTTGGCTAATACCATATTTAATATACATACTAGCCTTCGGATTAATTCCATTAATCCTAACCTTTTACTTCGTTGGGTTTAACCCATCATCGATAAAGGGCTTAATAACGGATTTTCCGCCGGGCACGTTTAACCTGGCACTTTACAATACATTACTTTTCGCGACAATGACGGCTTTAATATCGACATTACTGGCATTGGTACTGGCTATTAGGGTTGATAGTTTACCCATGAGATGGCAGGTGCCAATGTCGCTAATAATACTTGTTCCGTACACGATACCATTCATATCATCATCAATGATATGGTACACGCTCTTCGACCCAATGTACGGTCCCTTCTACTACCTATTTAAGTTGTTTCACATACCCATGCTGAATATGACCACGATACCTGGTCTATCGATATGGGCAGTAATAATTGTAGGGATATGGAGCAGCACGTCCTTTGCCTACCTGGTAATCATTGGAGGTCTTAAGTCAATTAGTAAGGAGCTTAAGGAGGTTTCTCAGGTAGATGGTGCTTCCCTCTCGCAATACTACAGTGGTGTTGCACTACCCTACATTTTCAAGATCGTACTTACCGCATTCCTAGTAATATTTGTACTTCAACTAGGTAATTTCGACATACCATACGTGCTAACAGAGGGTGGACCTGGATACTCATCAACAACACTGCCTCTCCTCATATTCGACCTACTTTACTTCATTGGTAACTTCTCGGGTGGTGAGGCTGCAGCAGCTATACTCGCGGCTTTAGCCACATTACCAGCCGCGGCATTACTCTACGTTATGCGTAGTGGTGGGCTTTATGTAAGGCTTCCCGTGGTTAAAATACCAGATAAAGTCTATGACTCACTACTATGGTTATTAACCGTGATAGTACTTCTCTTCCTGTTGTTCCCTGTTTATTGGATGGTCGTGCTCGCCTTTAGACCTAATATCTATGACTTCATATCGCCACCAATACTATACCCAGTCGCCTTTACTGCCAAGTACTTCGTGAACGCACTCACCGGCTCTACACCCTACATATCCACAAACCTCGTTGTTGGAGTATTCGTAGCCTCGATCTCAGCGGTGCTTGCAGGTACAGCCTCTTACATAATGTCGAAGCAAAACATTTACTGGTTGTTACTAATCACGATATATCTATACTCATTACCAGCCACGAGCTTCATATTCCCAGTATACATCCTATTTATGAACTCAGGACTCCTAAACACCTGGTGGGCACTGATACTGGCTGAGCCCATATTCACAGTAACACTATCCGCCTGGCTCCTCTTTAACATATACAGGGATCTACCAAATGAGTATCAGGAGTTAGCTGAGATTGAGGGTGCCTCCTCAACATACACGTTATTTAGGATCATAGCACCAATAACCAGGAGTAGTTGGTTCATGGTCATGATACTATCCTTCATAATAAGCTGGCAGTTACTATTCTACCCATTAATACTCACGGAGACCCCATGGCAATTCAACTTCCCACCAACGGGCGCACAGACAGTAACAATATTCGCAATAGAGGCCATAAGGAGTAAGGCGGTTGATTGGGGATTGCTTGCATCATCAGCCCTTGTGGTTGCATTACCGGTCATGGTGCTTAGCTATATAATAATGGGTAGGTTGCTTGAGGGATTTAACATCGGTGGTATAAAGGGATAA
- a CDS encoding extracellular solute-binding protein, with translation MGISRTVWAIIGVIIVIVIAVGAYYYIKAVTTPKTVTLVVVAYSGTTAQFIQFAGQLFHEEHPNVYVKVITYPFSQYVTNELTALEAHSTEYDIIEFTSTSSLRFVPYVLPLNPYVGTLFNMSDLMAPQEAFGGEFYNTTTGQIEYIGIAYETVTYMLAYKCSIFNNQTLAQEFYSEYGVEFNPLTWQNWTTVLEVDQFLVGHGITKYGVLVDDHVSHGIIDAYPAIFGWWYMRDPNLNDGKIGGLPNFNIMFYGAPAPGCTYPLPDFNTTDGIEALEVYKELVAYEPPPNVTPVTYDNLPELYAEYAPAALMFVSQLSYLPSSVYNDTCLAPLPGGYAETGTNFLAVSKYSTHKQLALEFLAFLVSPKVQVYEYLYFHKFPISKEAFQMLLSNSTLGSHDKELLEAVYDAAQYAWANPPNIPPTYTELIPSFNQEVFSYLLGQVNAQQAMNTAAESWINALVQTYGSCSG, from the coding sequence ATGGGTATTTCACGTACTGTCTGGGCCATAATTGGTGTTATAATTGTGATAGTAATAGCAGTGGGTGCTTATTACTATATTAAAGCCGTAACCACACCTAAGACAGTAACCTTAGTTGTGGTTGCCTACTCAGGAACCACCGCACAATTCATACAATTCGCCGGTCAATTATTCCATGAGGAACATCCAAACGTGTATGTCAAGGTTATCACATACCCATTCAGTCAGTACGTTACTAACGAGTTAACGGCACTTGAGGCTCACTCAACTGAGTATGATATTATAGAGTTCACGTCAACATCATCACTTAGGTTTGTGCCTTATGTATTGCCGCTCAATCCATATGTAGGGACCCTATTCAACATGAGCGACTTAATGGCTCCTCAGGAGGCCTTTGGTGGCGAGTTTTACAACACGACGACTGGGCAGATTGAGTATATTGGCATAGCCTACGAGACTGTGACCTACATGCTTGCCTATAAGTGCTCAATATTCAACAACCAAACACTGGCTCAGGAGTTCTATAGTGAGTATGGTGTTGAGTTTAATCCATTAACATGGCAGAACTGGACCACCGTGCTTGAGGTTGATCAATTCCTCGTGGGTCACGGAATAACTAAGTATGGTGTCTTAGTCGATGATCACGTATCGCATGGCATAATAGATGCATACCCAGCAATATTTGGTTGGTGGTACATGAGAGATCCAAACCTTAACGACGGTAAGATTGGTGGTTTACCGAACTTCAACATAATGTTCTACGGAGCACCAGCCCCAGGTTGTACATACCCACTGCCTGACTTTAACACGACAGACGGTATTGAGGCTCTAGAGGTTTACAAGGAACTCGTGGCCTATGAGCCGCCGCCAAACGTCACACCGGTAACCTATGATAACCTGCCTGAGCTATATGCTGAGTACGCTCCCGCTGCATTAATGTTTGTAAGCCAATTATCATACTTACCATCAAGTGTTTATAATGACACGTGCTTAGCACCATTACCAGGTGGTTATGCAGAAACTGGCACTAACTTCCTAGCCGTTAGTAAGTACTCAACGCATAAGCAGTTGGCTCTCGAATTCCTGGCATTCCTAGTATCACCTAAGGTCCAGGTATATGAGTACCTGTACTTCCATAAGTTCCCAATATCAAAGGAGGCATTCCAAATGCTACTGAGTAATAGCACTCTTGGTTCGCATGATAAGGAGTTGCTTGAGGCGGTTTATGACGCGGCTCAGTACGCCTGGGCAAACCCACCGAACATACCACCTACATACACAGAGCTAATACCAAGCTTCAACCAGGAGGTGTTTAGCTACCTACTTGGGCAGGTAAATGCTCAGCAGGCGATGAATACGGCGGCCGAGTCCTGGATAAACGCCCTCGTTCAGACCTATGGTTCCTGTTCAGGCTAA
- a CDS encoding MBL fold metallo-hydrolase gives MKVIPLGTGGWVSNPLLGNVSLLVEVGNSRILIDAGEGAYRALRMCGFDVNDLDLVLITHRHGDHVMGLSTLALFARSKGVMLKVYGPRDVDLQRLFDALGIPQYLSAIEFHPIDPSPEPLTVLITHDYRITAVLADHTVQTLAYRIDATDGSCITYSSDTRPTKNIVNLAKGCTLLIHEASGNPGTEEASHLHGHSTTSESIQIAREAGVKYLMPIHYYVEPPILSNVGNDVGIIIPLPCTPLDVQKLK, from the coding sequence GTGAAGGTAATTCCACTTGGAACTGGTGGTTGGGTTTCAAACCCATTACTTGGTAATGTATCACTACTTGTGGAGGTTGGTAATTCAAGGATTTTAATTGATGCTGGTGAGGGCGCATATAGGGCTTTGAGGATGTGCGGCTTTGACGTGAATGACCTAGACTTGGTGCTCATAACGCATAGGCATGGGGATCATGTAATGGGCCTATCAACCCTGGCGCTATTTGCAAGGTCTAAGGGGGTGATGCTTAAGGTTTATGGGCCTAGGGATGTGGATCTACAAAGACTCTTTGACGCATTAGGTATACCGCAATACCTATCAGCAATAGAATTCCACCCAATTGACCCAAGCCCAGAGCCGTTAACCGTGTTAATCACTCATGATTACAGGATCACAGCCGTATTGGCCGACCACACAGTGCAGACCCTGGCGTATAGGATTGATGCGACTGATGGCTCGTGCATAACATATAGCAGTGATACAAGGCCAACAAAGAATATAGTTAACCTCGCCAAGGGCTGCACATTACTAATTCACGAGGCATCAGGGAACCCAGGCACTGAGGAGGCGTCCCATTTGCATGGTCATTCAACGACGAGTGAGTCAATTCAAATAGCCAGGGAAGCCGGTGTTAAGTACTTAATGCCGATTCATTATTACGTGGAACCGCCCATACTAAGTAATGTTGGTAATGATGTTGGTATTATCATACCATTGCCATGCACACCGCTTGATGTTCAGAAATTGAAATAA
- a CDS encoding NAD-dependent epimerase/dehydratase family protein — protein MEKALIIGLGFIATNLAKHLVDRGFDVYITYRSIHGSKALMMKDLLKLNVKPHRLDPSNYEDLMKLINNVKPNYVFNTVGLLSGSWNELWNAHVEVPRNIARAILSIDKSIKLIHISASAASGKIGNFIKEEPAHCDFSYVNPRSDYERSKCDGERTIKELGNEGLNYVIVRPTLVYGYYNDHNEFLSLYRLVRMGLVPQVKGFIGAIYVGYLVRMLEKLAVSEEFRNTFLYATECTMYNLGDFAELMANFLGVSGVRLPLPPSLIGLFLPSGVRSLLKYINVQYDCGSTRGVLGDVEPAIDVGVKEMVDWLRRVYG, from the coding sequence GTGGAGAAGGCTTTAATCATTGGGCTTGGGTTCATTGCGACGAACCTAGCTAAGCACTTAGTTGATAGGGGTTTTGATGTATATATAACCTATAGGTCAATTCACGGTAGTAAAGCACTGATGATGAAGGACCTGCTGAAGTTGAACGTAAAGCCTCACCGGCTAGACCCGAGTAATTACGAAGATCTGATGAAGTTAATTAATAACGTTAAGCCAAATTACGTGTTTAATACAGTGGGCCTGCTAAGTGGTTCATGGAATGAGTTGTGGAATGCCCATGTTGAAGTTCCCCGCAATATTGCAAGGGCAATACTAAGTATTGATAAATCAATAAAGCTGATTCACATAAGTGCTTCAGCAGCCTCAGGAAAAATAGGTAATTTCATAAAGGAAGAACCAGCACACTGTGATTTCTCTTACGTAAATCCCAGGAGTGATTATGAAAGGTCTAAATGCGATGGCGAAAGAACCATTAAAGAGCTAGGTAATGAGGGCCTTAATTACGTCATTGTTAGACCGACCCTTGTTTATGGTTATTACAATGATCATAATGAGTTCCTGAGCCTTTATAGGCTTGTGAGGATGGGCCTAGTGCCTCAGGTTAAGGGATTTATTGGTGCGATTTACGTGGGTTACCTGGTAAGAATGCTCGAGAAATTGGCTGTTAGTGAGGAGTTTAGGAATACGTTTCTCTATGCAACTGAGTGCACCATGTACAATTTAGGCGACTTCGCAGAACTAATGGCTAATTTCCTGGGAGTTAGCGGTGTCAGATTGCCATTACCGCCTAGCCTTATTGGTTTGTTTCTACCGAGTGGTGTTCGTTCGTTGCTTAAATACATTAATGTGCAGTATGATTGCGGAAGTACGAGGGGGGTATTAGGTGATGTTGAGCCTGCTATTGATGTTGGTGTTAAGGAGATGGTTGATTGGCTTAGGAGGGTTTATGGGTAG